The following coding sequences lie in one Thermodesulforhabdaceae bacterium genomic window:
- a CDS encoding Hsp20/alpha crystallin family protein, translating to MARIVPRPSRLPDIMRMSFWDAIDRWFEDLKLPEFFEKEHFIVPAFDVSETEEHIIVKADLPGVDVKDLDISIVGNVLTVKGEKKQEKEEKNESYHRIERSYGSFSRSITLPAEVNPEAVEAVYRDGVLKLTIPKAEKSKPKKIEIKTA from the coding sequence ATGGCAAGAATAGTTCCAAGACCAAGTCGGCTTCCCGATATTATGAGAATGAGTTTTTGGGATGCAATTGACAGATGGTTTGAGGATTTGAAACTTCCTGAGTTTTTCGAAAAAGAACATTTTATAGTGCCGGCTTTCGATGTGTCTGAGACTGAAGAGCATATTATAGTTAAGGCTGATTTGCCTGGAGTGGATGTTAAAGATCTGGACATTTCTATAGTTGGTAATGTGCTTACCGTAAAGGGTGAGAAGAAACAGGAGAAAGAAGAAAAGAATGAATCCTATCATCGGATTGAAAGAAGCTACGGTAGTTTCAGCAGATCGATTACTTTGCCTGCTGAAGTAAATCCTGAGGCCGTAGAAGCAGTTTACAGGGATGGAGTGCTGAAGCTTACCATCCCTAAAGCTGAAAAGTCTAAACCCAAGAAAATCGAAATCAAAACCGCTTAA
- the lgt gene encoding prolipoprotein diacylglyceryl transferase, with protein sequence MIPYPQINPEILRIGPFSIRWYGLMYLLGFLAAYLLIPRQERALKLGLKGETLQDLIFWLALGVIVGGRLGYVLFYQYGDLGFYLKNPLEIIAIWHGGMSFHGGFIGSVLAGCWFSRRRGISFLELSDSVVPVVPIGLGLGRIGNFINGELFGRPTNVPWAMIFPYGGSVPRHPSQLYEAFGEGLVLFTFLWILQKRNPKPGVVTASFIAGYGIIRFILEFFREPDPQIGFVLGVFTMGQILCAAMIIVGCGLLVYFSKSYRQ encoded by the coding sequence ATGATACCTTACCCGCAAATCAATCCTGAAATCTTAAGAATTGGTCCCTTTTCCATCCGTTGGTATGGACTGATGTATCTTCTGGGATTTCTTGCTGCTTATTTGCTTATTCCACGTCAGGAAAGAGCTCTAAAACTGGGACTCAAGGGAGAAACTCTGCAGGATCTAATTTTCTGGCTTGCTCTTGGTGTTATAGTTGGTGGAAGGCTTGGCTATGTGTTGTTTTATCAGTATGGCGATCTAGGATTTTACCTAAAAAATCCCCTGGAAATTATAGCTATATGGCATGGAGGTATGTCTTTCCATGGCGGCTTTATAGGGTCCGTCCTGGCAGGATGCTGGTTTTCCCGAAGAAGAGGGATTTCTTTCCTTGAGCTTTCAGATTCAGTTGTGCCGGTAGTGCCCATAGGATTAGGACTCGGAAGAATTGGCAACTTCATAAACGGCGAACTTTTCGGTCGACCAACGAATGTCCCTTGGGCTATGATTTTCCCTTACGGAGGTTCTGTACCACGCCATCCGTCACAGCTTTATGAAGCTTTTGGGGAAGGTCTTGTGCTCTTTACTTTTCTCTGGATTTTGCAGAAAAGGAATCCTAAGCCTGGTGTAGTTACAGCATCTTTTATTGCTGGATACGGCATTATCAGGTTTATCTTAGAATTTTTTAGGGAGCCGGACCCGCAAATAGGATTTGTCCTAGGGGTTTTTACAATGGGGCAAATACTTTGTGCTGCCATGATTATTGTGGGCTGTGGACTGTTGGTATATTTTTCAAAATCCTACCGACAATAA
- a CDS encoding GNAT family N-acetyltransferase, giving the protein MGNNSSAVPLYSPNWPSLYQSKIKTAEKALKVVKRGNRVFIGSACGEPQHLVDKLVECIALLADVEILHILSLGKSRYTDACFQEKCRLKSFFVAASTREAVAEGRADYTPVNLVDVPTLFKEGLLPIDVALIQVSPPDEHGFCSYGVAVDIVKAATESAKYVIAQVNPRMPRTLGDSFIHISQIDAIVEYEEPLLELQPPQINEVARAVGNYVAELVEDGATIRVGVGSLSNASLYALKGKKDLGVHTDMLTDAHLSLIESGAITNAKKTLHPGKIIASFCIGTEKLFRFVHNNPLVELHPVEYTNDYKIIAKNAKMTSIYSALSIDLSGQVCADSVGYEIYSGVGGAVDFLRGTRRAPGGKNIVVLPSFDYQAGSSRIVASLKEGSGVVMTRGGVEYVVTEFGIACLTGKSLRERALELISIAHPDVREDLMREAYRLNYLRREIFPTAMPLYPDEVEIRQEFEDGLWLTFRIIRPSDEIIVRNFLSSLPRVEPYVRFLSLMKVYPKYNVQEILSIDYRQKMVILATEGSKGKEKVVGMGGYVLDEESMVAEVDFAVHPDYGRRGIGSFLLQRLAELARKRGVKAFVAYVNRGQEGVFGVFSVLGYVLHVTATNGIYEIKLNLNQPTVICVLDR; this is encoded by the coding sequence ATGGGAAACAACAGTTCTGCTGTTCCTCTTTATTCACCTAATTGGCCTTCTCTTTATCAATCCAAGATTAAAACTGCAGAGAAGGCTTTGAAGGTCGTTAAAAGGGGAAATAGAGTCTTTATAGGTTCTGCCTGTGGTGAGCCTCAGCATCTTGTGGATAAACTTGTGGAGTGCATCGCTCTTCTTGCTGATGTGGAAATTCTTCATATTCTGAGCCTTGGAAAAAGCCGTTATACTGATGCATGTTTTCAAGAAAAATGCAGGCTTAAGTCCTTCTTCGTAGCAGCATCTACTCGAGAAGCAGTTGCAGAAGGGCGAGCCGATTACACGCCTGTTAATTTGGTTGATGTTCCAACACTTTTTAAGGAAGGACTTCTACCTATAGATGTTGCCCTCATACAGGTTTCACCTCCTGACGAGCACGGCTTTTGTAGCTATGGGGTTGCTGTCGATATAGTAAAGGCGGCAACAGAAAGTGCAAAATACGTTATTGCTCAAGTTAATCCTCGGATGCCTCGCACTTTGGGAGACTCTTTTATACACATAAGCCAGATCGATGCGATTGTGGAATATGAAGAGCCTCTTCTCGAACTCCAGCCTCCTCAAATTAACGAAGTGGCTAGAGCAGTCGGAAACTATGTGGCTGAACTGGTAGAAGATGGAGCTACTATACGAGTGGGAGTAGGTAGCCTTTCTAATGCAAGCCTTTATGCATTAAAAGGTAAAAAAGATCTGGGTGTCCATACCGATATGCTAACAGATGCCCATCTTTCGCTTATTGAATCTGGCGCTATTACAAACGCTAAAAAAACCCTTCATCCGGGGAAAATTATAGCTAGTTTCTGTATTGGAACAGAAAAACTCTTCCGGTTCGTCCATAACAATCCTCTGGTGGAACTCCACCCTGTAGAATACACAAATGATTATAAGATAATCGCTAAGAACGCTAAAATGACAAGTATTTACTCGGCTCTGAGTATAGATCTTTCAGGTCAGGTCTGTGCAGATTCGGTAGGATACGAAATTTATAGCGGTGTTGGGGGAGCCGTTGATTTTCTTAGAGGAACTCGCCGCGCTCCCGGTGGCAAAAACATTGTAGTGCTTCCATCTTTTGATTATCAGGCTGGAAGTTCTCGTATTGTGGCTTCGCTTAAAGAAGGAAGTGGGGTTGTTATGACCCGTGGGGGGGTTGAGTATGTGGTTACGGAGTTCGGCATCGCATGTCTAACCGGTAAAAGCTTGAGAGAACGGGCTCTGGAGCTTATCAGTATCGCTCACCCTGATGTCCGGGAAGATCTCATGCGAGAAGCTTACAGGCTTAATTACCTCAGGCGAGAAATCTTCCCCACCGCTATGCCTCTCTACCCCGATGAAGTTGAAATCAGACAGGAGTTTGAAGATGGGCTCTGGCTTACCTTTAGAATCATTAGACCCTCAGACGAAATCATCGTTCGGAATTTCCTGTCTTCGCTTCCCAGAGTAGAACCTTATGTGCGATTTCTGTCGCTTATGAAGGTTTATCCTAAATACAATGTTCAAGAAATTCTTTCCATCGATTATCGTCAAAAGATGGTTATCCTTGCCACGGAAGGTTCTAAAGGCAAAGAGAAAGTTGTGGGCATGGGAGGATACGTCCTCGATGAAGAATCCATGGTGGCTGAAGTTGATTTCGCAGTTCATCCGGATTACGGGCGCCGCGGTATTGGTAGCTTTCTTCTACAACGGCTTGCCGAACTGGCAAGAAAAAGAGGGGTTAAGGCCTTTGTGGCTTACGTTAACAGGGGACAGGAAGGGGTTTTTGGAGTCTTTTCCGTGCTTGGGTATGTGTTACATGTTACGGCAACAAATGGAATTTATGAAATTAAGTTAAATTTGAACCAACCAACAGTTATATGTGTGCTAGATCGATGA